A segment of the Zingiber officinale cultivar Zhangliang chromosome 8B, Zo_v1.1, whole genome shotgun sequence genome:
CACAGCAACAGTCGTAAatggctttaggccatttactcttacctttacagTCGAGCTCTATCCTTACGTCTACAATCGACCTAAATTACGGCGCTGCCTCAACTATTCTTGTAGTcgcccctctccttatcagtcgagctctATCCTTACGGATACCCACAGCAACAGTCGTAAATGGCTCAACGGCCATTTACTCttacgttcagctcttcgccccttacGGATGTCCTATGGTCGGTCCTTATAGTCGGCCCTTGCCTTTCACTCGCTCCCTCCTTTGCTTGGTCTAGTCCACCGTCATTAAATGATGGTATGGCTGCTTGATAGGGCAAAGTAGAAGTCTCTCTTGGTGGTCCTATGACCGACTAGTTTTCATTTAAGTATATATAGTGTCACCTTTAGTCTTTAGTCAGTGAGAGAATGCTTTTCTTCCTAAATTAAATGATGTGGAATGGAAATTCTCGCCTTATCCCGTTCGTGAGGGTTTCCCGACGGCAATATGAATATATATATCGTCGGTCAATATCTGTAATAAAAAAAGGGGTTACATGTGCTGTTTTATACTCATTGGTAAAGTAAATGAAGAAGTCGTACCATACAAAGTGAAATCAGTAGTAATGGCTGCGAGGCAACGAGTCTGAATAGGCATCAACAAGCACATAGATGTCCGAGGAAAGGCTAGGGCAGTTGGCGGAGAGGTATAATGGAACTTACTATGACCGATTCTATTCTAAGGGGAGAATCCAGCGAAAAGGTCTGTAGTGGTCTACCGGGTAAAAAACGACTTGTCCAAAGTCTACACTCTCTAAATGAAATGCTCGATAATCTTCCATCGTAGTTTCATTACTCTCTCCCAGTCATCTAGAAAGAAGTCTTCCCGGGTCTTAttcttatcttcttcttctttatcttaTAACTTTAGGAATGGTTGAGAGGGCTAACTAAAGGTCTTTCTTCTGGTAGAAGGATAGAAGATATTAGGCTTATAAATGTGTCCGATCTACTAGCTCTCCTACAACCAATCCGGAGACTAAAAGACCTTCACCTCAATCTCCACCGGTTCCCACTGAAAGCAGAGCATTACCTAAGGTAGATCATTTATCCCTCCTTACTCCTTCCAGTTTGCCAGAAACCTTCTTGGTTGACATCATCTTCAATCTCAGATGTCAACTCTTCAAGGTGTGCTTTCCCCAAGTTTGTCAGGATCCTCCACATCTGTTCAGTCCTCCTCGAGATTCAATTGGGCTTTTTTTCGGAATCCAGGATAGGATGGATTGGCCGAACTTCGCCGCTCTAAGAGATCGACCTCTAGTAGGGTTGGCTCGGGACCGTGATGACGATGCCACCGCTGCCTGTGGGGATTTCTTATTCTATAAGAAAGTACTTTGCTCAAGTGTTAGCTTAGCTTCTTCGCTACCTTCCACCCCCCTATCGGCTTCTTCTCCTACACCCGAGATTTTTAAGCTGTTGGTGTTATCGCTGCTAGCCGTTCTCCGTCTTTGGCCCTCCCTCTCCGATCGAGTGAGAGGACAACGAACCTTGCTACCTTCCCAACCTGAAACGGACGAACAAGAGCTCCAAGACTTGTTCACTTCCTATTGATGCGAAACGAGAAAATTCCACTTTTTGATTCCCCAAATATATTAGTCGAGCCGGTACTGCTTCCGGGCGTAGTTCCCCGAGGTTGAGTGCATTGGTCAAGGTATTATCTCTTTATCTCCTTCTTTTTTAATCAATCGAATGCCTATCTTTCAAGACAGAGACTATTACCATTTCTCGGCCTAAGGACTGCTAATGAGAGCCTTCCTCGCCATGTGAAAAGATCTCTCTTTATGCTCGAAATCGTCTGGTATGGACTTCGATTATCTAACTGATAGGATCGTCCGCTGAAGGCTACAGACCCTTCGTCGCAAAGAACGTATTTGTCCACAACCCGGACAGTTTACTTTCGAACATCGACAACCTAAAAGGTGACCCCGTCGAATATTTTATCACAATTAGGTCGTCCCACCAAACAATACAAAACACTCTCTCTCTCTAACAACAAACAGATACAAGATACAAAAAAGAGATACAAGATACAACAGACAGAGGCAGCGCCATACCATCATTTAATTatagtgagagaaagaaaacacTTTTTGAattaaaatactgctgatgggcaaAATCAACCCAAAAAACCGCTTGAGCCATAATTAAGAAGCTTAAATTGAGCCCTCCATTTGGCCCGTAGTTTTGATTATCCGGTTTTGccataaaagaataaattttgtttttcattcttctgtttcaatttctttatatttaaagaaattcaaaagtttttcaTTCTTCTGTTTCTGAGTCGCATGTGTTAAGCATAACGCATCTGATGATCTTTTCCCGTTCCCGAAATCCCTCCCACATTGCGTACTTTCTTTAAGGGAAAGAGAGGATAGGGCAAATGGTTTGTTAAGAACTCAAATTAGTTCCACTCCAGATGAGAGATGACTGAGTTCAACTCCATCTGAGAGACTACATAGGGGATGAGAGAGATAGAGACTCTATAGGGCACTAGGGATGAGAGAGACTCCTATAGGAGATAGAGTGATTCTATACCTGTTCCAACGACTACTATTAACTTAAACTTGAATTCTCGGGCTAAAGTCAAGAAAGTACGAGCCTAAAAGCCTATTGCAGTGCAGATGAACTAAGTTAAAACGAGCCTATTGCAGATGAACTAGAAGTCAACTAAACCCAAAAGCCAAAAGGGAGGAACGCATCATCTCATCTTCTCTTCTGGAGTTTGGAAGGCACCATACAAGAGTCAAAGGCTCTGAAAGAGGCTTTCGAAAGGACGAGCAAGATTCAATATTCAATTCCCATTAGTATTAGTGACGAGTAGTGACGATTCCGATTCAATTAGTCGAATTGCTTTCGCATCGCAAGATTCCAAGATTCAATTCCCATTAGTATTGTTGCGAGgcatcactacccaaatcttcgGTGCTCGCTTTCCCTCTGGTGGCTGGTGGGCTTCTCTTTGCAGTCGTGGTGGGCTTCTCTTTCCCGTGTAGGAGGCTGATCCTCCTTTTAGATGCAAGATCAAGATAAGAGCCAGGTTCGCCAGGTTGAATTCCTTTCCTTTAGTCTAGGTTAGTCTAGTAGGAATCAAAGAGTATGATTTCATAATGCCAGGTGAGGAAGAGTATGATTTCATAATGCTAGGTAATAATGCCAGGCCGACCAGTTTCAATTGAAGGTCTTGGATCGGGAGTGAGGGCAGAGAAGGCAGAGTCCACGGCTGAGTGATCCGAATCCAGAGTTGGGTTAGGGGACGAATCTGCCTTTACTATGCGTAGGTTCAGTTCACACGAGTTACGCACGAGATGCCGAGATGCTTTCGTTGCGCCAAGCGAAACGAATCCCAGGGACAAGAGCGAAACGAATCCCAGGCCAGGGGAAAGCAAGCAAGATAGTAATGCCCAGGAGAGATAGTAGGGGCAAGATAGTCAATGCCCAGAGGCAAGCAAGATAGTCAATAGGAATCCTGGGAGGCTAGTCCTCACAACTGGTCAGAAGAAAGGAAAGCCTAGCAAGTCATGCCTGGACAGATCGGATGTCTTTTCATACCACGTAGCGGTGACGAGCCGAGCTAAACTCAACTCATCTAGCTGAGACCAGAAGCAGAAGGTAAGGTGCCTGGAATGAACCTTCCGGGAATAAGTCAATCGCAGACAGGGAACATTGGATCTTACTACTGCAGATGTTGACCGGCTCTACGACCATTCAGGGTGCGCTCTAGTTTAGTGCTCATGGGGCCTTGCTCTTTCGGTGCCAaaacgaaaaaaaaaagaaaagaagaaatgaacttataaaagaagaaattaaCTTATTCAAATACTGCtgaatataataaatccaaaacccATCTTAAGTATTTGAATTCAAACAGTATGAAGATTTCTCTAAATAAAGAATCTTTTCCCCATCAGCATTGTTGGCAGCATTGTTGGCAGCAGTATTTAGTTTTTGGCTATGAAAAACGTATACTGATCTACGGGGCAATGTGAGACTAGTTATATTTCGGGGCCATGTTAGACTAAATATGAAGTTCGGGCCATTCACTCGTAGGGGTAGAAGGAGCTACTGCGAGAGATTCAAGTTAATTAACAGTGAATGAAAAGAGTTCATTATAAGTAgcttatgcttatgcaaggctgcTGTTTGGTTTCTGAAGTTCATTCCATTAGAGTACTCGGAAGGTTAGGGGAGCTCAAACTCAAGATAAGGCGAAAGCCCTATTAAACTGATGTCTGATCTTCAATATCCTGTACCGAGTTCTTGACTTAACCTATCCCCTCATCGTACGGGAAAAAGAAAGAATTAAAAGAAGTACGCTAAAGGTTAGGGATTGCTTATACTTTCTCGGGAATTGAAAGACCCTCAAACAAAGGAGAAACTGCTGCTGTTCATGCAATTCTTGTTCATGGTTTTCCTGAAGTGAATGGTTGTTGTTCGCTTTCCTTTGCATTGTTTTCCTGAGTCTCATTAGGTAAATAACCAATAGCAACCGGCTGAGACTTCATGGTTTAAGTTTCTTGTACGCGAAAGAGATTCTTTATTTAACCCATACGAGTCAGTAGGAGTTCTTCCGAACCTTGAATTGGAGAAAGACCTGGGGTCAAGGAGACCGGATGGGAGAGGTTAGAGTGAATGTTTATACGAATACGCCATGTTAGCTGCAGTGTTTGGTTGTCCTGACCCGGTAGAGTCCATATAAGTACTTTTCGTTAAGGAGTAGGCTCCGCTCCTCGAATCCGGTTTCTTTTGTTAGCTGTTGGTGAGCTCTCTGCCTTCTACTCTACGGTCTGGTCAAACTCCCCCTCGTACGGCACTTATTGAAGCATTAGAAGCATTTCAAGGGACTCTGACAAAGGCACTTTTCATGAGTGGGAAAGAACTCCTTAAGGAAAACAACAGGAGTGGAACCAGCAGCAGCTGCCGGGAATGGAAAGAGTGATTTAAGGTTAGAATCTTCCTACTTATGTTGCTCGACCGAAGAGTTCATTCCGACGATCTTTCGTAGTTTCGTAGCCCCAAACAAAAAAAACCTCTCTCTCACGTCGCGATGCTCGTACCTAACGGGAGAGCCTATCCTTACTTATAGCAATTGCCCTCACTTTATTTCGAGAAAGAGCGCGTCATTATCATTCGCAGCAGAAGCTATTATTTATTGCTAAAATGGCTAAATATAATACCTAGTCTAACATGGTCTTTCCTTTGGGGCCATTTACCAAAACGACTACTGTGATCTGGGATTCAAAACGTAGAAAGAGAAAAGACTACTTTTTTTATTGGCCCTGCCCTTCCGGTCGAGCATATTCAAAGAGACTCTCTCGCTAATATCATCGCTCGAGCCCAGCAGATTACAGTATTAGTAGTGAATGGCTTTAGGCCATGAACTCTACCGAAGACTTTCTCAGTCGGCCCTCTCGCATGCGCTCGAGCCTATCTACAATCGGGTATACTCTCTCCCTAATATCATCGGTCGAGCCCCCCCCATCAGTAGTAGTTCATGGCTTTGGGCCATTCACTCTACCGTTACCTCGGCCCTTgctttttctccttttattccggTAGCTTTTTGAGTTTCATCAGTTCCCGTAGCTGAAAGAGTTGAATCTTTGCCCGTTGCAAATGTATAAGCTTTCCGGATTTTGTCTGAGTACCATGATTCAAAATTAGTCCCGGTAGAGTCCCTGTTTGAGTACGGGTATGTAATAGAAAGCAGTTTAGTTGAATCTGTCTTCCCTCCCGAGCCAGTAGCAAATGCCCTAATATGGGAGCGGACCTCTTGTTAGGAGTTAAATGACCTCTTTAAACCCTATCTCCGGTGTTCATGGGTAGGTAGGGATTCTTGTCCCAAACGCGTACAAAGAACCTATTAGGAATTCACTCTTTCTCTTCACAGCAGCTTAATGGTTAGAGTCCTGAAGTTCATTATAAGTAGCCGACATCTGAAGGCAAGGGCCGTAGGGCTCGACCGTTAgggtaagagtaaatggcctaaAGCCTACAAATACTGCTGATGGTTTTTTGGGTGTTGCTGTGGTACGAGCGATATTCATAGCGACGTGGATCAAATATAAGGCTGAATGGAAAAGATCGAAATTAGTAGTGTCTTCAAAATAGCACTTATCTACGAGTTGGGGTATTCATTGATTATTTGTTTAAAGGATCGACCTCCGAAAGTCCGTGCCAGTAGTTCTTTCCTAATGAGGCTACCTCCCCCACTCATTAAGGCAGAACAACAGAAACTCTTGCCTGGGGACCTCCACCCACTCTGCCCCATCACCTACAAAAGGATCAGTTACGGGAGTGCTGCGCTTGGTCCTCCGCGTCGGAGCTACCCCGTTGGGCGATCCATCCAGTCACCCGGaaactctttcttttctttgctgATTCCtctcaattcaattttccatGTTGCACTAAGTTACTTACGGATGTATGCATGCAGTCCGGGAACACTTTGGGGTGAAGACCCATCCGAACAAGTAGGGTCAAGAGTTCAGCATTATGGCCTAACATTTAGCAAAGAATCTTTAACCCAACAAGTGCTCTCCGAACCAAGCTAGATAGTCTCCTATCACTAGGCTCATCAACCAACCTGGActttgattctttcttattattcttACCGGATATATAAACAATAAGGATTGTGTCCTGCCATGAGTTCCCATATGACATATGGCGCTCTTGGGTGGGCCTCGCCAGGTCTTTGAGTGCCCGTCGTACCACGTGGTTGGTGCACTAGGCTGATCGAGACTCTGAGGATCTGGCACCTGCGTCGGTCTGCCAGTTCAGGCTCTACATCCGGGCGTGCGTGGTATGTTCGCGATTCGTACAAATGGAACGCATCGCGTACGTTAACCTTCCTTTATTGGGCTGGGCCATTCCatcaaagaaaagagaaggattATCGTGGATAAGGTGAGATGATAGTCGCCTAAAAAACCATCAGCAGTATTTGAAGAGCTGAAAAGAAAGCCGAAAGgcgaaggattatcatataacgtgagacgatagtcgactggcgaagagctgcCTAAACTAAAGTAATATTGGGAAGGGTATCCGAAAGGATAGAactcgactgataaggagaggggcgACAAAAGGGGAATATAGCCAGCGACCGTAAGGTCGATTGTAGACGTAAGGATAGAGCTCGAGCATATGCGAGAGGGGCGACAAAAGGGGAATATAGCCAGCGACTGTAAGGTCGATTGTAGACGTAAGGATAGAACTCGActgtaaaggtaagagtaaatggccgTTGAGCCATTTACGACTGTTGCTTTGGGCGACGGAAAGAGTATTGAGCCAGCGCCATCATTACTTTTGGTCGATTGGAGACGTAAGGATCGAGCTCGACTGAtaaggtaagagtaaatggcctaaagccatTTACGACTGTTGCTGTGGGTACCCACAGGATATGGATATGGAtaggtgagacgatagtcgattgGCGACACAAGGAGAATAGAGGCAGCGCAATACCATCATTACTTTTGGTCGATTGTAGACGCCAatccccatcagcagtattttaggGCTCGACCTAAAGTACGAGGGAGAGAGAGTCTTGTATTTGTAATTTGTATTTGTATCTTGTATTTGtttgttgtattcttgtattgtatttgtatttttttgTTAGGAACGAGGGATACCGACGTCTCGACCGTTAGGGAGAGGAACGATTTATGTGATAATGACGCGCTCGCTTTACCGTAATTTAGGGGGAGGGAGAGGGCCATTCCATAAGGTGTGATAACGACGCGCTCTTGATGGTCGGCGTGGCAATAGGCTTCGCTTCGTAGACAGGTTTCCCAGCCGTTGCAAAGACTTAGCGAGAACGGTCAGGAGCGGCGCGGGGATGCGATTCGCCAAGCTGGGGCAAACCGTCCGGATTAGGAATGCTCAGGCCTTTCCTTCTCAAGGAGACCCGAGAAAGAAAGAGCTATGCTATTGACCGACCCTTTCTGACTTCGAATCAATTCTAATTTTGAATGAGGCGGATCGAGAATGAAATGCAGAAATAGGGGAAGGGGGGAGcgctttttatttaatttatggtAACCACTTAAGTACCCGACTTCGGGGCCCGCGCCCAACGAATCTAAGCCCTTTTCACGCGCCAGTAGTTGTAGCTGTGGACACACCAACCCTTTCGTTCAACTCGCTCCGGGTTCCGATCTATATGACCTCCGGGCGGTACAAAGTAGACCTCTTCTGTAGAGGCAGGTAGTAAGCTAACCTTGTTTGTTGAGTCGGGGGAGCCGAGCCCTCAACTGGAAAAATCTCCGTGCGTGGCGTGAGTTGGAATcctagaaaagaaaagaagagactcCCTCCCCGGTCCTACGAAGATCTCTACGTACTTGTCTAGTCCAGGACAACAGAGATCTTCCGGTCTGCGTGCGTGGGAGCAGACAAAGAAGAGTCTGGTCCGCTCTTCATTCAGGCCCGCCCGTCTGCAGCTAGGTCCGGGAATGGCGCCAGGCGAGGGCAAACTATGCCCCGCTGCTCTGCATAAGCCGGCCTCCGGACAAAAGAGGCCGGGAGGTCCCGTTCCCCCCCGCCAACAAAAGGGGCCTTCCCCCTTAATCTTAATGAATCGAATGGTCCTTCGACCTTCGTTTGATTCCGACGGCCGGCATAGATTAGATCTCATGAGACCCTACCACTATGACTACGAAAAAAAGCCCTGCCCTGGCACCTTCGCTAGACTAAGAGTAAGCTACTTCTATTAGTATTAGCGCCGGACCTTGAGTCGAATTGATCGTGTCATGTGCAACGTCCATCAATGATGGTTCATTAATGTCCATTGATTTAGACTCCTTCCCCCTTCCCTAATACGAAAAAGATCGAGAGGGGCCCGAACCAGAACTCCAAGAGAATTCGACTCACTCTCGTATGGCTCGCCCTCGAGCCCTGGGCGGCCGGTCCCTCTTGTTCTGTTCCCGCCACGAGAAAGACGCACGAAAGAGAATTGCCCAGCGCGTGGAGGATCCGTTGAGAGTGTCCGTTGTCTCGGTAGGGTGTCTTGAAAAAGAAAAGGGCCGTAGGGCTCGCTTTAAAGTGAGGGCCGAGTGCAAAATACTCGACGGGATCGACCAGCCGTCAATATTTGTAGATCTTTCGTAGTTTTGAATCTCTATCCATGAAAAAGTATAATGAAGTTgctgagagagagagagtgtttTTTTGTTATGGACGAGAATTATTCGCACTTATATTTTGTGCGACGTGGAGGTCCGTTTGATCCAATATTGACCGGAGCCCCGACTTCCATAGGTCCTTGGTTCGACCTCCCTCCGCGGTCCTTGCTTTTATAAAGTTCCGCGGGGCCAATTTCTCTGCTCAGTGTGCCCCCCTTTCCTCGAGTGCCCCGCCCGGTTCACTGGGCTCTTGGCCTACCCTTCCTGCCGCCCGCCAAGCGGGCTCCGCGCTCGTTATCCTTACTGTTCTCTCTGCTGGGCCCCCTCCAATTGCTCTAGCCATAAGCTATGTCCAGCTCGCACCCACCCGCCCATTTTGGCCAGACTCTTCGCCCCTGACGTTAGGGGGTCTTTCGCTTTTGCCGGATCTATAGAGATATTACGAGTCCTCCGTCCCAGATTCCCTCGCCGCGGCCATCTGGTTCACCGGTACTACCAAAGAGTCTCATGCTTACGTTACTGTGACTGATATATCTCGGACCACGAAGACCCCAGTCGTGCTTCTGCTTTCCATTCCCATCATCATATTGAAGGAAACTCCTCGTGCTCTGCCATAAGAACTTGGAGTCCGTATCATGGTGAAGGGCAGGCAGTCCGCTCTGATTCTTGCTCAAAAAAGAGACCGAACGCGTTCGAGTTATTGGCTCGTCCAACCCGGCAGCATTCATGAGTCGCTCGTTCAACTGTCCCTCGGAGACACGGTCGAGAAGTGCCATGCATGGTCGCCCCCTTTCTCTCGGTCCCACCCGGGCCCCTCTGGGGTAATAAAGAAATGGATCAAAAAAGGTCTGCAACGGGCTATGCCACCCATGACTTATGAGGGAAGTCGCATCCGTGCCATCGCAAGCACCTAGAATGTCATGATCACATGGGTTTACTTGGTAGTTCAACGGACGGTCGCCCCTCCAACAATCAAAGGTAGAAATATGAATACTTCTCTGCCATTTAGATCGGAGAATTTATGGAGGAAAGAGGGTTTGAAATTTCCAGAAACCACACGATTATATAGCCAAAGGGAATAGGCCGCGCCTAAAATCATCCCAAGCGCAGCTAATGTCGCTACTAAGCTATTTCTTTGGAAAGCTCCTACTAAGATTAGAAATTCCCCGAGAAAGCTGCTAGTGCCAGGTAGACTCATATTGGCTAaagtgaaaaagaagaaaatggtagagaaatTCGGCATGGTGCTCACTAAACCTCCGAAATATCTAACAATAAGAGTCTTATGCCGGTCATATAGAACACCAACACATAGAAAAAGGGCTGAAGAAACCAGTCCATGACTTAACATCAGTAAAATGCTACCTCCAATTCCCTGTATGTTCGATAGAGCCAAAGATTCCCCCTCCGTACGCCGATTACCCCCCGAACCGTACAAGATAGTGACCACCTATCATACGGCTTTCTAACTCCACTTCTTTTTCTGGTCGTTCCGCTCTGTCGGATCTATGGTAGTATCAGAGATCTCTAACCCCCGATCTTTTTGACAACACGGTTCCTGCTTCCGTGAAGAGTAGCGCATCTTTCTCCCCGGGCTCCAATCTCACATCGTAGACCCCCACCCCAACTCTATCTTCCTTATCAGTGAACCAGAACATAGTGCATAGGTACTCTTCGATGCTGCGAGGACGAGACGACGTGACATACTACGATCACGTACAGAAGAAGTGCCCTTCGGCTCGGCAATATGGAACCTCTAAACTGCTCCTGGGGTCCTATCGGGATAGGTAGGCCCCTCCCCCCGCCTCAGACATAAAGGCTTCCCCACGGCTGACAAAGAGAGGGCCGAGTGAGCCTAAAAACCCATCAGCAGGGGTTAGATAACTCGCTTTACCGTAATTTAGGGTATCCTAAGATAGAGCTCGAGCGTATGCGAGAGGGTATCCGTAAGGATagagctcgactgataaggagaggggcgACGGAAAGAATAGCAGTAGTTGAGCCAGCGCAATACTGTAATTTAGGTCGATTGTAGACCCTGATAGAGCTCGACTGTAAAGGAGAGGGCCGACTGATAAGAGTCTTTGAGGGATCGACCGAGAGGGTCAGAGTGAATGGCCCAAAGCCATTCACGCAAGAAAATACTGCTGATGTCTTCCGCTGACGTAGAACCGATAGGCATATATTCGACTAATATTGAGAAGGGCAGATCAGTATACGTTTTGAAGCCCCACCCTAAGTAATCTCGCAGTAAAATACCTGATGGGGCCGACTACAATCATAGTTGGTAGAGTGAATGGCCCATCAGCAATCTTTAGTCGTAAATAGCCTTTGGGACAACTTATACTCCCCCCCATCAGCATTGTCGTGCCTGAACATCATTTATTTGGAGTATAAATAGCCTTTGGGGCAATGTGAGACTCAATATGAAGTTCGCCATTCACGCTGTAATCTGCTGCGAGTGAGAATGACGCGCTCGCTTTAAAGTTAGGGCAGACTATAATAAGTAAGGATAGGCTCTCCCGTTAGGTACGAGCATCGCGACGTGAGAGAGAGGTTTTTTTTTGTTTGGGCCGTTCCAAATCCGTGATAACGACGGGATTGCGACGTGGCCGTCAAAAGGCACCGGCCCCCACAGGGATTTAGCTTTCCTTATCGTAGCGCGCACTGCGTCAGCACTAGCGAAAAAGAGGTCGGCTTTACAGAATAAGAAGGTAGGGCCGGGTGCTTCGGGTCTCCTTTGGCCGAGTTCCCCTCATAGTAGGCCCCTATGTTACGCGGCCGTAATCTTTTGTTACGTTCCACCACTCTTACGCCAGAAATCCAAGGTTCCACATGAGCTCCCGTTCTGCGGCGTGGTGGCAGGACCGCTAGGGGAATGGCTCCGGGTCTAGGTAGGGTCAAATCTGCAGGGGTCATGCAAATACATAGGCCCCTTCCCTTCTGCCGAGTTGATTAGAAGTTCCTTGGTCCCTCGGAGCGAAGGGTTAGGCAGGTAGTACGGGCCCTCTGACTTCAAGCTATGTGCTGTGTGCGACTCCCGCGAAGCGAATGAAGGCAAATGTGTCCGCTAAGGCTTATGTAGTGGTCGGCATTCCTACGTGCTCCGACGGCCCCCCACTGGAGATGAGATGACGGGTCACCTTTGGAAAGAGTCGTGACGGTGACGAAGCGGGCTTACGGTTTATGGATGGATTCCGTGATAGTCTCTGCCTCCCTATAACTCAATCAATATCAACAACATGTCGTGACCATGACGGTTAGGCCGACAACTATACAAGACTCATACTCACCCTTACTACACTATAGGCTAGGGCTAGGCTACTTCTAGCTTCTATAGTGAGTGGCCGCTTGGGTTGAGTTTTCGATTGTACTGAATTTCACACATATCAAACAAAGGCGATCAATCAGTAGTTGCCCTTCTCCGGCCTGGGAAAAGCAGCGAACTCTAGAAGCGTTGGGCTTTTTTTGAACCTTTGGACACGAACACTATTCCGTTATCAGCCGAAACCCGCCTTAGAGATTGAACGTCGACTTCTCTTATTTTTATGCAATCTAAGACAGCGCTGATAGCTTGTAGTGAACAGCCCCGAAACCGAAAGCAGCCTTTGCTTTGGTACTCAAGTTAAGAAAATCAGGCTCTTCGcccaaagaatgaaacttttgttcagctcttcgccccttgcGTATATGATAGAGAACCGTCTGCTTGTTGCCAAACCAACCCTGTTCGCCTTTCTTTTAAATCGCCCTTTTGGGGGCGAGCAGCCCTTAAACTACCCGGAAAAAGCCCTTTTTTTCTTCATGGTCGCGACTTAGGTCGGGGGAACGCTTCTACGACTGCTCCGCTTCCTCGTCTTGCTTCTACTTTGCTTGCTTGCGCGAAGGCTTAGCTTAGAGTCCTTTTCGCTAGGTCCAATTTCGTCAAAGCTGATCCAACGGACGCACGCAGCTGATATGTGGCTACCGTACTTAATCTCATGCCATAAAAAAGAGCACTACTAGTTATATGGCCCGTCATATAAAGATAGAATAGATATGGATAGACAGACATTCCATTGATTCACGAAATGGCTCGTCGATCCAAATTCATCATTCTTCTGGTCTCTCTCCGCCCCCCGCCCCGAAACTGACCCACAGCACAGCGCCCATTCGCTTCGCGCGCGGGAAGGTCCGAGTGAGAACGACGGGTTCAAGAGACCGCAGCGGAGTGGAGCAGCCGCGACACTTCCTTACCGTGAGCTGGATCTCGCTGGTGCCA
Coding sequences within it:
- the LOC122015203 gene encoding NADH-ubiquinone oxidoreductase chain 4, which translates into the protein MLLAILLILFQTGTTDLQRLLTTEFSERRQIFLWIAFFASFAVKVPMVPVHIWLPEAHVEAPTAGSVILAGILLKLGTYGFLRFSIPMFPEATLCLTPFIYTLSTIAIIYTSLTTLRQIDLKKIIAYSSVAHMNLVTIGMFSPNIQGIGGSILLMLSHGLVSSALFLCVGVLYDRHKTLIVRYFGGLVSTMPNFSTIFFFFTLANMSLPGTSSFLGEFLILVGAFQRNSLVATLAALGMILGAAYSLWLYNRVVSGNFKPSFLHKFSDLNGREVFIFLPLIVGVVRMGLHPKVFPDCMHTSVSNLVQHGKLN